GAAGCTGTTCTGCCATTGAAACCACCTTTTCTACTTTTTCCTTAGCATACCATTTTCCGATATTTCATGCAGTACCAGTAAATCCGCATTTCACTTAGCACAGGGGTAGAGGTTACGCATAGCTTGTTAATAGATGACAAGTGATGAAAAGGATGTGAAAGAATGGATAAATCACAAGAAAGAATTATTGAATTGATGGTAGGCAAAGTGCTTGATAAACATGATGCGAAAGTCAAAAAGCAAAGAATCTCAAGAGAAGATCGAAAAAAAGTTCAAGAGATGATCGATGATTTGAAAAAAAGTGTCGATCATTTTTTGGAGAATCATGAGCAGACGATGACAGAAAATGACGTGGATGGTGGAAGGGATAAGGAAGTAGATCCTCAAGTTGAAACGACTGAAGAACCGGTATCCAGACCAACAAGTAAGCCATTTCATGAGCAACCAAATGATCTCAATACGTTGAAAAATTTCATCAATAGAAAAAGATAAACAAATGATTCATTTCGTGCTGTAGTTTTAAACAAAGCATTTTTCCAAGGCAAAAGATAGTCATCTGTCTAAAGGCTTTCGTGAATGGAACTAAAATTAATGAATTTGTCTTAGGGAGCTTGTCCAATCGGCAATATGTGGAGTGAATAGACTGTAATTGAAAGGAGGAGAAAAAATGAACCAAGAAGTATACTATTCAGGAAAAGGTAAATCTAAAGGGCGCTGGTCAGCACTAGACCCCAATGCTTGTCACCCAATGGCTGCAGATGATACGCAGAATGCTGATCAAGTAAATAAAACACTACAACAGTCGGAGGACTATATCTTTATTAAGGATTGTTGTGATATCACTGTCAAAACAACTGATACAAAGGCAGCGGTGTCATTACAAGCAGCACTTCAAGCAGCAATTGCGTTAATCATTCACATTTCAATTGCAGATAGTAGTCAAGCAGAACGAATTACTCAAGACTTACTGCAAACGGCAAAAACAAAGCAACTTTCATTCCAAAAGATTGTCATCGAAAACTCAAAAGGGGTCGACGTTACAAGAACAGACACACAAGTCGCTATCAATATTCAAGTACTACTTCAACTACTACTAGCACTAATCGTGCAGTTAGAAATTTTATAATCAAACGAGGGACAACACCTATAAGGGGGTTGTCCCGTCTTTTTAAAATGGCTGTGTTAAATTTTGTTGCCTCTTCCTCTATAAAAACAAAGGACAAATATGAAGACCGATTGAAAAAAAAACGCTGAGATAAGGTATACTTAACATATCTTAATAGTAGATGGAGGACTCGTAATGGATGGCCAATATAGACAAAACATTCAAACCGGTG
The Bacillus shivajii DNA segment above includes these coding regions:
- a CDS encoding spore coat protein — protein: MNQEVYYSGKGKSKGRWSALDPNACHPMAADDTQNADQVNKTLQQSEDYIFIKDCCDITVKTTDTKAAVSLQAALQAAIALIIHISIADSSQAERITQDLLQTAKTKQLSFQKIVIENSKGVDVTRTDTQVAINIQVLLQLLLALIVQLEIL